AATtcccagagagtcagggacacgggGCCAGTCTCGATAAGGggcggccattttggactgagatgagggagaatttcttcacccagagggtttgtgaatctttggcattctctatcCCAGGGAATGCTGGATGTTCTGTCATTGAGTGCGTTCAAGGCTGAGGTGGAGATATCCTTGGGAAttgaggggtggggaagagtggagttgaggtcgatgatcagccgtgatcttgctgaatagtggagcaggctcgccaGGAACTATTCCCACTCCTATTCCTGACGTTCCCCTCTTTTCACAGAGAGTGGAGTACACGGGCGGGGGGCTGGTCCTGTGATGGTCCCACTCTCCTCCCATCGCTCGGAGAGACAACGCCCGAGGATGATCGACACTGGACTGAATCTGTTTCCGCCTGGTTAACGTCTGACCAGGCCGGCTCCAGGTAACTTGCCCTCCCATCGCTCGGAGAGACAACGCCCGAGGGTGATAACACTGGACTGAATCTGCTTCCGCCTGGTTAACGTCGGACCAGGCAGGCTCCAGGTAACCTGCTCTCCCATCGcatgccccccccacccaacacacacacaaagagacagacAGCTGGCCCGTGTACACATGACCACAGGAATGGCCGGAGATGTTGGCAGCAACGACTGTGCATTTTGTCACTGGGTATTCATTCATTGATTCTTCAACTCCCTTTGCTGAGCCACGAATGAAGGATGTGTTGGGGCTGACGATGGGACGGGAGGCGCCTGAATCAGTCATTCCCGGATGATCCCGGTGGGTCTTGCTCTCCATCTGTCCCTGTCCACCCCCTCAAGCGAATGTAAAATATAAACAGCAACAGCAGGATGGGGAGGGAAGTTCTCTCCAGTGTCCCTCAAACCCCCACTGAAATTAGGTTCCTGACCCTGTGTTGCATAAcactttgtgggatcttactgtgcatgtGGCAGTCGCCGTCTCCTCCCACAGAACGGCAGGGGCTGCACTGCAGGAGTGACCCATCAAAAGGAAGAGATCGTCTTCCTCCTGTGCCTTTTCAGACTGGCCCAGACCTTTCAATCAACACGGCAGCTTTTTGTATTTGAAACACGTTCACTGTTTTCACGTGGGAAACTCGGCAGggactgcacagcaagatcccacaaacactcCGATTACCACCAGATACCACGTCAGGCTGTGTGAAGGATAATACTGCCGCTCGGACACCAGGCTGGGAAAGGAGTGGTCTGGGTAGGTGCTGCCTTCCTTCTCTTCATCAAATTGGCCTCAGGATCTTGTACATCCTGAGGGGGCACAATGTGACAGGGACCCTGGTTTTATGTTCCACAGTACTGACAAGAGGCACGTTATTGAATATTTAGTGCTTGTGTATCTGTGAGCGGGCACACATACGTGCGTGTCTATGtgcctgtgggtgggtgtgtggggtgtgtgtgtgcgcggtgcgTGCGAGTGCACCTATGCATGttgcgtgtgtgtgagggcggcTAAGCGCGTGTGCGAGGATGCCTACGTATGAGTACATGTGTGCCAATGGATGTGTTTCTGGTCTTTCAACTGCCCTTCCCAGGTTCCAGAAAAGATTTGCTCCAAAGTCAGTCTGGGCATTGTACCTGAATGTGTTCCACTCTGATACTCTGCACTGTCACTGAGCTTCCCTGTTAACCTCCTCTGGTGTGTGAAGTGGCTGCAGCATCTCCAGGGGTTTCTGTCAATCTGGACATTATACCTGAATGTGTTCCACTCTGGTACTCTGCACTGTCACTGAGCTTCCCCATTAACCTCCTCTGGTGTGTGAAGTGACTGCAGCATCTCCAGGAGTTTATGACAGGTCTCGACAATCTGCTTTCACTTCATTTAATGTTTGTGTTTGAATTGTTCCTCTACTGTTGCTGGGGTCCTAATGGTCAGGGCGCACCCCTGACCCCTCCCAACTCTGAGACTGTGCCCGATACAGGAGTGGACCGAGGAGGCTGGATGCGAATCGATAACCTTGAGGTGAGTGGAGAAATATTCAGTCAGTGCGAGTTTGGCTGTGCTGTAAAGAAGCTGCAATGTCTTTTCAATGATCCTGTAACTGTGGAAATAAAGAATCTTGGCAAAACTGGGCCTCTGTGAAATGACAGCAAAGGAAAACGAGTCTCAGATTTCATAGACTCCACCAGCTCAAAGCTCTCCTGCTCCTTAATAGGTTTCATTTTTAACTCTGCAACAGCCTCGCCTCCTCTGTCCCAGACTTCATGCTGCTGTCTCAGTAAATGGAATGACTGAGTGATCCACACTCAGCTGGTgaacgctctctgtctctctctctctttccctgttgtGCTGGTACCCATGAATTTCAGGCTGATCACTGAATTCCTATCTACAGTCAACAAGAACTTGATATTTATTGCACCTTCAATACAGTAAAAATCATTTACCATTGGAGCTGCTTTCACCAGATATTCTTGTGTTCCAGATCACCAGAATTCACTGAGTAAAATCATCTCTACTCATGTCCACCCTGGCTGTTATGACAAATATTTTAAAGCTGTCTTCTGTTGTTACCAACcaccctgccaatggaaacaacttctctctCTATGTTGATGAAAACGCCTCAAATATTTCAGTCTCTCTTTCCTTCACCTTCTCTGATACTGGGAGAACAATCCCGGCTTTGCAGGTCTCTTCACAGAACAGAAACCTCTCATCACTGATACTATTCTAGCAAGGCTTCCctgtaccctctccaattccttgctATCTTTCCTAAGCTGTGGTAACACAATATTTCAGATGTGGATTAGCCAATGATTTAGAAAGATTCAGTATAACGTGTTTTTCCACTCTCTTCCTCCAATAAACCGAAGACCCAATTAGGATGTTTTGACCAAGTTGATCgaccagaaggcctttaacaaggtgccgcatatGAGACGATTAAATAAGTtgttaaaaatcaatttagagtacccaattatttttattttccaattgaggggcaatttagtgtggccaatccacctaacctgcacatatttgggttgtgggggtgaaacctacgcagacatggggaaaatgtgcaaactccacacggactgtgacccagggccgggattcaaatccaggtcctccacgccacagtcccagtgctatccactgcgccacatgccgtcctaCTTTTAAATAAGTTAAGGGTATGATCCTGgtgtggacagaggattggctgactggcagaaggcagagagtggggataaagggtcagTATGTAAGCCAGtgactcgtggtgtccctcaggggtcggtgctgcgaccacaacttttcagaatatacatgaatgatctgaaggcacttttgctaagtttgcagatgatacaaagatctgcagagggacaggtagtattgaggaagcaggtgggctgcagaaggacttggacaggctaggagagtgggcaaagaagtggcagatggaatacaacgtggaaaaatgtgaggttatgcacattggaaggaggaatggaatcatagactatttactaaatggggaagtgcttaggaaatcagaagcataaagggtcttgggagtctttgttcaagatTTTCTTAAGGTGAATGTGCAgggtcagtcggcagttaggaaggcaaatgcaatgttagcattcatgtcgagagggtgagaatacaagagcagggatatacttctgagactatataaggctctgatcagaccccatttggagtattgtgagcagttttgggccccgtatcgaaggaaggatgaactgggcttggaaagggtccagaggaggttcacgagtgattcctggaatgaacagcttgtcgtatgaggagcgattgaggactctgggtctgtactcattggagtttagaaggatgagggggtatcttattgaaacttacgggatactgtgaggcctggatagagtggatgtttccacttgtaggaaaactagaaccagagaacacaatctcagacgaaagggactatcctttaacacaggagatgaggaatttcttcagccagagggtggtgaatctctggaactctttgctgcagaaggttgtggaggccaaatcactgagtgtctttgagacagagatagataggtttttaatcaattaggggatcaggggttatggcgagattgcaggagaatggggatatcaaaatattagccatgattgaatggcagagcagactcgatgggccgagtggcctaattctgctcatgtgtcttatggtcttatggacctgtcCTGTTGCATTGAAATATTTGTTTATATTCACTCCCGGGTCACTCTACCTGCATTCTGTTTAAAATTGTACTGTTTAGTTTACTTTGCCTCtcttcattcttccttccaaatacatccttttttgaaaaatgttttgaaatatttaaaaaaaaaaaaatttagagtacccaattcattttttccaattaagggaaatttagcgtggccaatccatctaccctgcatatctttgggttgtgggggcgaaacccacacaaacacggggagaatgtgcaaactccacactgacagtgaccctgagccgggactgaacctgggacctcggtgccgtgaggcagcagaactaaccactgcaccaccatgctgactCATTCCAAATACATCCTTGATTTGAATCACTTTGGGATGTTGTGAGCTTGTAAAAGATGCAAAATGAACACCAGTATTTTCTATCACATTTACAGCTGACTTAAGTTGGAGATTTTGCTCTGGAACGTTTAAATGAGAGACAGTCAAAATTTAACTATTTTACTGCAGAATGAGTTGGTTATAAATACAAGGTTCTTTAGTGCAGCCTTGGCAAACTGAGTGTAACCCCGAGAGTCTGGTGAGTGGGGGAATTCGGTGAAGGAGGTGTTTGCTCCCTTTTTTTTACCTTTTTCGCCCTGTACAAATTGGTTCTTACTGGGAAATCATTTGCAATTTGTTGAGTATTTGGTAAGTTGTTCAGGTCTACTCTATTCCTAAGGTTCAGCAGGGAGTCAGTGAATTCAGAGGAATGAACCCAGACAGCAGTTCTTAAAGGTTCACTGCAGCCCTGGCAGCTCCATTCTCACCTCAGTAGAGTTCAGCAACTGCAGACACTATTTACACCGGAGTTCTCCTGGTGCAGCGGGAGCAACATTTTGCTTGAACACCACCAAAACAACCTGATTAATCAGATCACTCGTCAGATGCTGGTTGTGGAgtcttccagccagcacagggcgAGTAAGTGAGCAGGACCTGACGTGAGAGAGCACACGGGCAGTAGAGATGTAGACGCTGACACGTTCTGGTCGGGGGAAGTGTGGACTGAATGTGAGGTTGACCGGGAATTTTAATAGGGGAATGGATGTGGGTTCAGCAGCAGCCGAGCTGGGGTGGGTACAGGCGCCATTATGGATTTTGAAATATCTGGTATGAGTGATGGTGTGAATATGTGGTCAGAATCTCATctagcgtggtggcacagtggttagcactgctgcctcatagcaccagaacctgggttcaattccagccttgggtgactgtctgtgtggagtttacacatcctttccgtgtctgcgtggacttcctcctggtgctctggtttcctcccacagtccacaaacgtgcaggttaggtggattggccatgctaaattaccccttaggtcaaaagatgtgcaggttagatggtttcgcggatagggcggggcagtgggcataggtagggtgcccttttcaagggtcagtgtagacttgaagggccaaatggcctccttctgcactgcagagattcaatgattgtgcagagtgtggttcagcctcagacagttcccagggagagggatggacttggGAGTTAGAGTAcggaatttcttttttaaaaaaaaaataaatttagaggacccaattcattttttccaattaaggggcaatttagcgtggccaatacatctactatgcacatctttgggttgtgggtgtgaaacccacgcagacatggggagaatgtgcaaactccacacggacagtgacccagagccgggatcgaacctgggacctcggcgttgtgaggcagcaatgccaaccactctgccaccgtgctgccctgagaacggaatttctaatggtgaccgAACACCAGtcagctttggtcttcccaattattaattggaggaaatttctgctcatccagtactggatgtgggagaagcagtttgataatttagtaacagtggagcaatggagagggatgggggtgaggtagagctggttGTTGTCAGTGTACTAACACGGTGCTTTGAGATAATGTCACCTTGTGGCagcgtgtagatgagaaataggaggggccgagGACCGATGCTTGGGGGACACAGAGCACAAGGACTTGGAGAGGAAAGTGATACGAGATGGACGGTACTTTGCAACGACAGTAGgaaaagtttttcttttttaagAGGATAGGTGATGATGGTGGATTTAaaggtgagtgacagagagagagaaatgttaacaatatcagctaacaCGGAGAAGCTAACATGGTCAGGATGTTTAGTGCGAATGGAGTCTAAGGAGCAGAAGGCAGATCTCTGACAAGATCAGCTCTGAGGAAGATTGAAGGTAGGAGTGAAAGTGGAGAAAGATGCAGGTTCAGGGCTCAGACTTAGAGAAATGGTTTGGTCTGGTGggttagtgggagggagggaagcagcagaggcagctgatctgattgtctcaatctcagtgacaaagaagctccatcAGCTCCTCACACTTGTTATTGGAGGGGAGTTGAGGATGGAGGAGACTGGGGAACCCTTCAAAGGGAATTAATCTGTTATAGATATTTTAAAAATTACCACCCTGTGTTTAACATAAAAGGAGGTTTATTTGACTTTTATGTGAAATGTTAACCATTATAACTGGAGTTTATTAACACCAGCAGAAACAGATCCAATGAATATGGTTCACTCCCGGATACAATTAACAGAACAATTCAATCACAGTCACTTGTGAAGTTGCTGGTGTAGCAGCAGGTTGgctgactgtgtgaatcccttcccacacccagggcaggtgaacggtctttccccagtgtgaatgcgccgatgtgtTACCAGAtgcgatgattgagtgaatcctttgccacactctgagcaggtgaatggcctctccccagtgtgaactcgctgatgtgtcagtaggtgggatgaccgagtgaatcccttcccacacttggagcaggtgaacggcctctctccactgtGGATGCGCTGATGTTccagcagggtggataaccgagtaaatcccttcccacactcagagcagttgaagggtctctccccagtgtgaactcgctgatgtacaatcagatcagatgatcgcctgaacccagtcccacagtgagagcatctgaacggcctctccccagtgtgaacacgttgatgaaacATCAGTTCCCAGGAACTTGTATAGCCTTTCTCACAGTcctgacatttaaaaggtctctccccggtgtgaattcgctggtgtgtccgcaggtgggatgagtgagcaaatcctttcccacacatgaagcagatgaatggcctctccccagtgtgaattcgctggtggacagTGAGGACAGATAATGTCTTGAAACCAGTCTCGCAGTGAGAGCatttgaacggtctctcgtcactgtgaacacgttgatgaccaGTCAGTTCCCGGGAACTTTTATGATACTTCCCACagactggacatttaaaaggtctctcgtctGTGTGAACTTGTCGGTGTTGCAGCAGAGAggatgaacaagtgaatcccttcccacactcagagcaggtgaacggtctctccccactgtgactgCGCTGATGATTCCCCAACTCAGATGGGTAATTaaagcccttcccacagtctccgcaTTTCCAAGGCTTCTCACTGTGGTGACGGTAGTTATGTTTTGTCAGACCAGATGAGGGACTAAAGTCTTGTCCATACACAGAACATGTGTCCGGTTTCTTTTCACTGTGAACGGCGCATTTTCCTTCCATGTTTCAAATATGGTAGTATACAGGTTACAATAAACTGGTTTCagtttcccgactgcaaatcctccccttctaatatcctgtgaaattgatttaaaacagaaaagatggagtgagagagaagcAATAAAAACACAACggtaggttgtgaaattgagctgaatgaatctggacatttgtggggctggcacttggaaaaagtgaccatgaatgaACTggttcatatagaacatagaacaatacagcgcagtacaggcccttcggcccacgatgttgcaccgaaacaaaagccatctaacctacactataccattatcatccatatgtttatccaataaacttttaaatgccctcaatgttggcgagttcactactgtagcaggtagggcattccacggcctcactactctttgcgtaaagaacctacctctgacctctgtcctatatctattacccctcagtttaaagttatgtcccctcgtgccagccatttccatccgcgggagaaggctctcactgtccacccgatccaaccccctaatcattttgtatgcctctattaagtctcctcttaaccttctctccaacgaaaacaacctcaagtccatcagcctttcctcataagattttccctccataccaggcaacatcctggtaaatctcctctgcacccgctccaaagcctccacgtccttcctataatgcggtgaccagaactgtacgcaatactccaaatgcggccgtaccagagttctgtacagctgcaacatgacctgactccggaactcaatccctctaccaataaaggccaacactccataggccttcttcaccaccctatcaacctgggtggcaactttcagggatctatgtacatggacacctagatccctctgctcatccacactttcaagaacttttccattagccaaatattccacattcctgttattccttccgaagtgaatcacctcacacttctctacattaaactccatttgccacctctcagcccagctctgcagcttatctatatccctctgtaacctgctacttccttccacactatcgacaacaccaccgactttagtatcgtctgcaaatttactcacccacccttctgcgccttcctctaggtcattgataaaaatgacaaacagcaacggccccagaacagatccttgtggtactccacttgtgactgaactccattctgaacatttcccatcaaccaccaccctctgtcttctttcagctagccaatttctgatccacatctctaaatcaccctcaatccccagcctccatattttctgcaatagcctaccgtggggaaccttatcaaacgctttgctgaaatccatatagaccacatcaactgctctaccctcgtctacctgttcagtcaccttctcaaagaactcgataaagtttgtgagacatgacctacccttcacaaagccatgctgactatccctgatcatattattcctatctagatgattataaatcttgtctcttataatcccctccaagactttacccactacagacgtgaggctcaccggtctatagttgccggggttgtctctgctcccctttttgaacaaagggaccacatttgctatcctccagtcctctggcactattcctgtagccaatgatgacataaaaatcaaagccaatggtccagcaatctcttccctggcctcccagagaatcctaggataaatcccatcaggtcccggggacttgtctattttcagccagaggcccgtaccccatggcttacccctggtaagtcgtccctcaAGGAAGGGAACCTGCCACTTGGTCTGGACCTACACAATTATCTGGTCTCGCTGGGAGAAGAGAGCAAAAGAGGAGAGGGGAGGAGCAGGAAAGGAAAGGCAAGGAATGAAGTAGAGATATTTTATATATCTACAACTCAACAAGACGTTTGATAGAACTTCCAAAAACTCCCATCTTCCTCCACCTAGAAGGACCAGGGTAGCAGGTGGTTGTGAACACCATCACCACCAAGTTCTCCTCCAacgtacacaccatcctgacttgttcaACATCCAATACTGGacgaacagaaatttcctccatttTCATATAGTCTACAGTTCCCGCCAGCCACTATCTTCACCCCTTCTCCTCTGAACTGCCAGAGTCCGAACCAGACTAAATATTTCACCTTAAACTTGAGCTTTCATCCAGATATCAACATCATCACCATTATTGAGTATTTCCACCTCAATAACATCACCcaactaaggatggcagatttacacaGTGAATGTCAATGATTTGGAACTCAATCATTATGCTAAAAGGGCGATTACATTCAGGTGCTGAGTAATCAAATAATGTGGCCAGATTTTGATGTGAAACTTGGTTCAAGTTTCGTGTCTGCAAATCCTCTTCTAATACGCTCTAAATGGAGGTTTACAaaaaccatcactgtcagtccagaaactAAATGCAAaagagacaaacatttctcttggtttgagtttgctgtaTCTAAATCCCCCCCTTCTAACCCCCAGTAAAGGGGTTTCTAAAATCTATCACAGCAGTCCAGTAGAGAAATTCACAACACCCCCACCTCCGGCGCCCTGaacaaagatgatgtggagatgcttggattggggtgagctcagtaagaagtcttacacaaggttaaagtccaacaggtctgattcaaatcactagctttcggagcacggttcctttctcaggtgaatgaagaggtaggttccagaattatatcatagaatttacagtgcaggaggaggccattcgacccttcgagtctgcaccggctcttggaaagagcaccctacccaaacacacacctccactctatctccgtaagccagtaaccccacccaacactaaggggaattttggacactaagggcaatttatcagggccaatccacctaacctgcacaacttgggactgtgggaggaaaccggagcacccggaggaaacccacgcagaaacgggatgtgcagactccgcagacagtgacccaagccggaatcgaacctgggaccctggagctgtgaagcaattgtgctatccacaatgctaccgtgctgccatatatatatatatacctcttcattcagctgaggaaggagcagcgctccgaaagtaagtgatttgaaacaaacctgttataatttaacctggtgttgtcagacttcttactgagctcaccccaatccaacgccggtatctccacatcatcagcAGCTGGTAAGGATGTGGAAACGTATAGGGAGCCATGCAGTCGGCGGATAGACGGGTAAAATTTATAAATGTCTGGTGAAGGCTTCAAACCTCGAATACGAACCTGCAGATCCCGCGTTTGCTGCTCCGAGTCTTTCTCCCGGGACCAAGCCCTGGTTAACATCCGCCATCTTGGTTCAGCGTggagcagagcgcatgcgctggcgtcttggtgacgCTACAGCGTGGGCGGAACATcaaggtttctgttcccagccgggtcctagtgccgggGTGAACGAATCGTTCGCAACTGGTTTTTAAACCTCtcgctctttttttaaaaaagtatttttattaatgtTTTGAAGAATTTTTCATAATACAACAATAgaaacaataataactaaacaaactagagtgaatatTAACATAGTGTAAAAGGAGAATATAgagtaacaattaaatagacattaccccacgcgacccagtcttcccacaccatcgcaatgaagcactcacccctcccccaacccccccccccccccccccctacggattgctgctactgctgacattttaatttttcccgaggaagtcaacgaatggctgccacctccgagagaaccctagcgaagaccctcttaaggcaaactttattttctcgaggctgagaaacccagacgtcattaacccaagtctctacactcggggacttcgagtccctccacattaagaaaatccgtctctgggctactagggaggcaaaggccaagatgttggcctctttcgcctcctgaactcccgggtcatctgccactccaaagatcgctatctctggactcggcaccacccgtgtgttaaacaccttggacattgccctcgcgaacccttgccagaactctctaagctccgggcatgcccaaaacatgtggacatggtttgcagggttgCCTTGCAccacatacaactgtcttctaccccaaaaaccttgctcattctcactgctgtcatgtgtgcccagtggaccaccttaaattgaattag
This portion of the Scyliorhinus torazame isolate Kashiwa2021f chromosome 5, sScyTor2.1, whole genome shotgun sequence genome encodes:
- the LOC140417830 gene encoding uncharacterized protein; its protein translation is MEGKCAVHSEKKPDTCSVYGQDFSPSSGLTKHNYRHHSEKPWKCGDCGKGFNYPSELGNHQRSHSGERPFTCSECGKGFTCSSSLLQHRQVHTDERPFKCPVCGKYHKSSRELTGHQRVHSDERPFKCSHCETGFKTLSVLTVHQRIHTGERPFICFMCGKGFAHSSHLRTHQRIHTGERPFKCQDCEKGYTSSWELMFHQRVHTGERPFRCSHCGTGFRRSSDLIVHQRVHTGERPFNCSECGKGFTRLSTLLEHQRIHSGERPFTCSKCGKGFTRSSHLLTHQRVHTGERPFTCSECGKGFTQSSHLVTHRRIHTGERPFTCPGCGKGFTQSANLLLHQQLHKLFSLERCEETQNMEKPWKCGDCGKGYRFPSELEVHRRNHTGERPFTCSKCGKGFTQLSTLQKHQRVHIGERPFTCSKCGKGFTQLSTLRTHQRVHAGERPFTCSQCGKGFAHLSTLQKHQRVHTEERPFTCCQCGKGFTQLSTLETHQRVHTGERPFACSQCGKGFTRLSTLRTHQRVHTGQRPFTCSQCGKGFAHLSTLQNHQRVHTGERPFTCSRCGKGFTQLSALRTHQRVHTGERPFTCSRCGKGFTQLSTLRTHKRVHTGERPFTCSPCGKGFTQLSHLRTHQRVHSGERPFTCSQCGKGFSWLSHLQTHQRVHIGERPSTSQCETGLHV